In Microbacterium cremeum, a genomic segment contains:
- the holA gene encoding DNA polymerase III subunit delta — MASPARRAPAKAPRSVIPQLSWRAPQPAPIVLVSGPEEVCAERAIAGVRDYLRAEDPTLEVSDVRADDYAAGTLLGVTSPSLFGEPRLVRVSGVEKCSDTFLAEAISYLAAPQDGATVVLRHTGASVRGKKLLDAIRAGEGSGVEIACPAVKRDSDRYDFAAGEFQAASKRIAPAALRALVSAFADDLTELAAACQQLISDVPGDVTEDVVQRYYGGRVETSAFTVADTAIAGRYGEALIALRHALASGADPVPLVAAVAMKLRTMARVAGVREPSAALAARLGMKDWQVDRARRDLVGWNEESLGRAIQATARADAEVKGGSRDAVFALERMITVIATRAPYGS, encoded by the coding sequence ATGGCTTCACCCGCGCGCCGCGCCCCCGCGAAGGCGCCGCGCAGCGTCATCCCGCAACTCTCGTGGCGCGCACCTCAGCCGGCGCCGATCGTGCTCGTCTCAGGCCCCGAGGAAGTGTGCGCCGAACGCGCCATCGCCGGGGTGCGCGACTACCTGCGCGCCGAAGATCCGACGCTGGAAGTGAGCGACGTACGCGCCGACGACTACGCGGCGGGAACTCTGCTCGGGGTCACCTCGCCGTCGCTGTTCGGCGAGCCGCGGCTGGTGCGCGTCAGCGGCGTCGAGAAGTGCTCCGACACGTTCCTCGCCGAGGCGATCTCGTACCTCGCTGCGCCGCAGGACGGCGCGACGGTCGTGCTGCGGCACACCGGGGCGAGCGTGCGTGGCAAGAAGCTGCTCGATGCGATCCGAGCAGGTGAGGGCTCGGGCGTCGAGATCGCGTGCCCGGCCGTCAAGCGCGACTCCGATCGCTACGACTTCGCGGCCGGAGAGTTCCAGGCCGCGAGCAAGCGCATCGCTCCTGCCGCCCTGCGTGCGCTCGTCTCCGCCTTCGCCGACGACCTCACGGAGCTTGCTGCCGCGTGCCAGCAGCTCATCTCCGATGTCCCCGGAGACGTGACGGAAGACGTCGTGCAGCGCTACTACGGCGGCCGCGTCGAGACCTCGGCCTTCACGGTCGCAGACACCGCGATCGCCGGCCGCTACGGCGAGGCGCTGATCGCGCTGCGGCACGCGCTGGCGTCCGGTGCCGATCCGGTGCCGCTCGTGGCCGCGGTCGCGATGAAGCTGCGCACGATGGCGCGGGTGGCCGGCGTGCGGGAGCCGTCGGCGGCCCTCGCCGCTCGGCTGGGGATGAAGGACTGGCAGGTCGATCGCGCCCGGCGCGACCTCGTGGGCTGGAACGAAGAGTCCCTCGGCCGCGCGATCCAGGCGACGGCGCGGGCAGACGCCGAGGTCAAGGGCGGCTCGCGCGACGCGGTCTTCGCCCTCGAACGCATGATCACGGTGATCGCGACGCGCGCCCCGTACGGCTCCTGA
- the rpsT gene encoding 30S ribosomal protein S20 — translation MANIKSQIKRNKTNEKARERNKAVKSELKTHVRRTREAVAAGDKAAAEKALATATKKLDKAVSKGVIHKNQASNRKSAIAKQVASL, via the coding sequence GTGGCGAACATCAAGTCGCAGATCAAGCGCAACAAGACCAACGAGAAGGCGCGCGAGCGCAACAAGGCCGTCAAGAGCGAGCTGAAGACGCACGTGCGCCGTACGCGCGAGGCCGTTGCCGCCGGCGACAAGGCTGCCGCCGAGAAGGCGCTGGCGACGGCGACCAAGAAGCTCGACAAGGCCGTCAGCAAGGGCGTCATCCACAAGAACCAGGCATCGAACCGCAAGTCGGCGATCGCCAAGCAGGTCGCTTCGCTCTGA
- a CDS encoding alpha/beta fold hydrolase — MAVQVVLVHGIRTSATMWRSQVEYLRERGNPVVAVDLPGHGSRMAEEYSLDGALATIDEAVTDAATRGPVLLVGHSMGGLVSIEYAGSRDRPPVAGLVAASCTAIPRGVGLAAYRLLARGFDSLPDRGLWLTRQMLYRTLPPETVEDFGAGGYAFDTQDLALRSLSVLDLMSALHRIDVPLWFVNGQYDQLRVNEKLFVRVARHAELIVLPRTSHLVSAMRPQAFNAVLNLAITTLALRQARELRET; from the coding sequence ATGGCGGTCCAGGTCGTCCTCGTCCACGGCATCCGCACGTCCGCCACGATGTGGCGATCACAGGTGGAGTACCTCCGGGAACGCGGGAATCCGGTGGTCGCCGTCGATCTCCCGGGCCATGGGTCGCGAATGGCCGAGGAGTACTCGCTCGACGGTGCGCTCGCGACCATCGACGAGGCGGTGACGGATGCCGCGACCCGCGGTCCGGTGCTGCTCGTGGGCCATTCGATGGGCGGTCTCGTGTCGATCGAGTACGCCGGCAGCCGGGACCGCCCACCGGTGGCGGGCCTCGTCGCGGCTTCGTGCACGGCGATCCCGCGCGGCGTGGGACTCGCGGCGTACCGCCTGCTCGCGCGCGGCTTCGACTCGCTGCCCGACCGGGGCCTGTGGCTGACCCGTCAGATGCTGTACCGCACGCTGCCGCCCGAGACCGTGGAGGACTTCGGAGCCGGCGGGTATGCCTTCGACACGCAAGACCTGGCGCTGCGCAGCCTTTCGGTGCTGGACCTGATGTCGGCGCTGCACCGGATCGACGTGCCGCTGTGGTTCGTCAACGGCCAGTACGACCAGCTCCGTGTCAATGAGAAGCTGTTCGTGCGCGTCGCCCGGCATGCCGAGCTGATCGTCCTCCCCCGCACCAGCCACCTCGTCAGCGCGATGCGTCCGCAGGCCTTCAACGCCGTCCTGAACCTCGCGATCACGACGCTCGCTCTTCGACAGGCTCGGGAACTGCGGGAGACCTGA
- the lepA gene encoding translation elongation factor 4 has translation MSPRALKPLEPSATPPELIRNFCIIAHIDHGKSTLADRMLQITGVVADRDMRAQYLDRMDIERERGITIKSQAVRMPWATADGTFTLNMIDTPGHVDFTYEVSRSLAACEGAILLVDAAQGIEAQTLANLYLALENDLHIIPVLNKIDLPAADPEKFAAELAGLIGGSPDDVLRVSGKTGQGVEYLLDRIVGEIPAPTGNADAPARAMIFDSVYDSYRGVVTYVRMVDGKLEPRERIQMMSTKATHELLEIGVSSPEPVPTKGLGVGEVGYLITGVKDVRQSKVGDTVTNARKPASDALAGYTDPKPMVFSGVYPIDGSDYGDLREALDKLKLSDASLQYEPETSVALGFGFRCGFLGLLHLEIITERLSREFDLDLITTAPSVIYEVTTDTGEQVTVTNPSEYPDGRVASVSEPVVKAAILLPKDYVGTAMELCQGRRGQLLGMEYFSEERVELRYNMPLGEIVFDFFDQLKSRTQGYASLDYEPAGSQEADLVKVDILLQGDKVDAFSSIVHREKAYAYGTMMTERLRKLIPRQQFEVPIQAAIGARIIARENIRAMRKDVLAKCYGGDITRKRKLLEKQKEGKKRMKMVGRVEVPQEAFIAALSGDVEGKASK, from the coding sequence ATGTCACCGCGCGCCCTGAAGCCCCTCGAGCCGTCCGCCACGCCGCCCGAGCTGATCCGCAACTTCTGCATCATCGCTCATATCGACCACGGCAAGTCGACGCTCGCCGACCGGATGCTGCAGATCACCGGCGTGGTCGCCGACCGCGACATGCGCGCGCAGTACCTCGATCGCATGGACATCGAGCGCGAGCGCGGCATCACGATCAAGTCACAGGCGGTGCGGATGCCGTGGGCGACGGCCGACGGGACGTTCACGCTCAACATGATCGACACGCCCGGTCACGTGGACTTCACGTACGAGGTGTCGCGCTCGCTCGCCGCATGCGAGGGCGCGATCCTGCTCGTCGACGCCGCGCAGGGGATCGAGGCGCAGACGCTCGCGAACCTGTACCTCGCCCTCGAGAACGATCTGCACATCATCCCGGTGCTCAACAAGATCGACCTGCCTGCCGCAGATCCCGAGAAGTTCGCAGCCGAGCTCGCGGGCCTCATCGGCGGCTCGCCCGACGACGTGCTGCGGGTGTCGGGAAAGACCGGGCAGGGCGTCGAATACCTGCTGGACCGCATCGTCGGCGAGATCCCGGCGCCCACGGGGAACGCGGATGCCCCGGCCCGCGCCATGATCTTCGACTCGGTGTACGACTCGTACCGCGGTGTCGTCACCTACGTGCGCATGGTGGACGGCAAGCTCGAGCCCCGCGAGCGGATCCAGATGATGTCGACGAAGGCGACCCACGAACTGCTCGAGATCGGCGTCTCGAGCCCGGAGCCGGTGCCCACCAAGGGCCTCGGCGTCGGCGAGGTCGGCTACCTCATCACCGGTGTGAAGGACGTGCGCCAGTCGAAGGTCGGCGACACCGTCACCAACGCGCGCAAGCCGGCGTCCGACGCGCTCGCCGGCTACACCGACCCGAAGCCGATGGTCTTCTCGGGCGTCTACCCGATCGACGGAAGCGACTACGGCGACCTGCGCGAGGCCCTCGACAAGCTGAAGCTCTCGGATGCCTCGCTGCAGTACGAGCCCGAGACCTCGGTCGCCCTGGGCTTCGGCTTCCGCTGCGGCTTCCTCGGCCTGCTGCACCTCGAGATCATCACCGAACGCCTCTCGCGCGAGTTCGACCTCGACCTCATCACCACGGCACCGTCGGTGATCTACGAGGTGACCACCGACACGGGCGAGCAGGTCACCGTCACGAATCCGAGCGAGTACCCCGACGGTCGCGTCGCCTCGGTGAGCGAACCCGTCGTCAAGGCGGCGATCCTGCTGCCGAAGGACTACGTCGGCACCGCCATGGAGCTGTGTCAGGGGCGGCGCGGCCAGCTGCTGGGCATGGAGTACTTCAGCGAGGAGCGCGTCGAGCTGCGTTACAACATGCCGCTCGGCGAGATCGTCTTCGACTTCTTCGACCAGCTCAAGAGCCGCACGCAGGGGTACGCGAGCCTCGACTACGAACCCGCAGGCAGCCAGGAGGCCGACCTGGTGAAGGTCGACATCCTGCTGCAGGGCGACAAGGTCGATGCGTTCAGCTCGATCGTGCACCGCGAGAAGGCCTATGCCTACGGCACGATGATGACCGAGCGCCTGCGAAAGCTCATCCCTCGTCAGCAGTTCGAGGTGCCGATCCAGGCGGCGATCGGGGCCCGGATCATCGCGCGCGAGAACATCCGCGCCATGCGCAAGGACGTGCTCGCCAAGTGCTACGGCGGCGACATCACGCGCAAGCGCAAGCTGCTCGAGAAGCAGAAGGAGGGCAAGAAGCGCATGAAGATGGTCGGTCGCGTGGAGGTGCCCCAGGAGGCGTTCATCGCCGCGCTGTCGGGCGACGTCGAGGGGAAGGCCTCGAAGTAG
- a CDS encoding DUF1990 family protein — MRRGSFRDDTVDYAAVGATQAPDLMQYPPERSVPAEESWRIGSGEDRFRAASEALLSWTAQRGAGLTVKDVRPAAGPMYSGVSFDAEGNPIAPSRSEAEQRFDADGTPYVGAGTTIRVDGRVKGMRADAELRVIFAVEEPRRVGFALGTVSDSVVSGEESFMLDWLDNDEVWFTVRAFDAPRALLYKMLPALTRRRRRELFTRYLRAISPLYTTPA, encoded by the coding sequence ATGCGTCGAGGGAGCTTCCGGGACGACACCGTCGACTACGCCGCCGTCGGGGCGACGCAGGCGCCGGACCTCATGCAGTATCCGCCGGAGCGCAGCGTCCCGGCGGAGGAGTCATGGCGCATCGGCAGCGGCGAGGACCGCTTCCGTGCGGCGAGCGAGGCGCTGCTGTCGTGGACGGCGCAGCGCGGAGCCGGCCTCACGGTCAAGGACGTGCGTCCGGCCGCCGGTCCCATGTACTCCGGCGTGAGCTTCGACGCGGAGGGCAACCCGATCGCACCGAGTCGCTCCGAGGCGGAGCAGCGATTCGACGCCGACGGCACGCCGTACGTCGGCGCCGGCACCACGATCCGCGTCGACGGGCGCGTGAAGGGCATGCGCGCCGATGCCGAGCTGCGGGTGATCTTCGCCGTCGAGGAGCCCCGTCGCGTGGGCTTCGCCCTCGGCACCGTGAGCGATTCCGTCGTCAGCGGCGAGGAGTCGTTCATGCTCGACTGGCTCGACAACGACGAGGTGTGGTTCACCGTGCGGGCTTTCGACGCTCCGCGCGCACTCCTGTACAAGATGCTGCCCGCGCTCACGCGCCGCCGGCGCCGCGAGCTGTTCACCCGCTATCTGCGCGCGATCTCGCCGCTCTACACGACGCCCGCGTGA
- the hemW gene encoding radical SAM family heme chaperone HemW, with protein MGSALPLGEPVPADGSLPADVRVDAGTDFGVYLHVPFCRVRCGYCDFNTYTSSELRGTRQDEYADTLLREVRLAEAVLARTGGNRPATTVFFGGGTPTLLPAGDLARMLGGIREAFGVVDGAEVTVEANPDTVTDAVAAELAAAGVTRLSIGMQSAVPHVLAALDRTHEPANVVAAVRAARGAGLDVSVDLIYGAPGESLEDWRASLEAAIGLQPDHVSAYALIIEDGTKLARQIRRGEVEAPDDDLQADMYELADDLLVGAGFQWYEVSNWAREDSHRSRHNLAYWTGADWWGFGPGAHSHIAGVRFWNVKHPAAYAQRLAAGESPAAARETPDAAARALENVLLRSRLRDGLPVSELLGEGRHAVAALIADGLVDGPAAVRGGRIVLTRRGRLLADAVVRALTE; from the coding sequence ATGGGCTCCGCGCTTCCGCTGGGAGAGCCCGTGCCGGCGGACGGCTCGCTCCCTGCCGACGTACGGGTGGACGCAGGCACCGACTTCGGCGTGTACCTCCACGTCCCGTTCTGCCGCGTGCGGTGCGGCTACTGCGACTTCAACACGTACACGTCGTCGGAGCTTCGAGGGACGCGCCAGGACGAGTACGCCGACACGCTGCTGCGCGAGGTGCGGCTCGCCGAAGCCGTGCTTGCGCGGACCGGCGGCAACCGCCCGGCCACGACGGTGTTCTTCGGCGGCGGCACGCCGACCCTGCTGCCGGCCGGCGACCTGGCGCGCATGCTCGGGGGCATCCGCGAGGCGTTCGGAGTCGTCGACGGCGCCGAGGTCACCGTCGAGGCGAACCCCGACACGGTCACCGACGCGGTCGCGGCCGAGCTCGCGGCGGCGGGGGTGACCCGGCTGTCGATCGGCATGCAGTCCGCCGTGCCGCACGTGCTGGCGGCGCTGGACCGCACGCACGAGCCCGCGAATGTCGTGGCGGCCGTGCGCGCGGCGCGCGGCGCGGGGCTCGACGTCAGCGTCGACCTGATCTACGGTGCGCCGGGTGAGTCTCTCGAGGACTGGCGCGCCTCGCTCGAGGCCGCGATCGGGCTCCAGCCCGACCATGTCTCGGCGTATGCGCTCATCATCGAGGACGGCACGAAGCTGGCGCGTCAGATCCGTCGAGGCGAGGTCGAGGCGCCCGACGACGACCTGCAGGCCGACATGTACGAGCTGGCCGACGACCTCCTCGTCGGCGCCGGGTTCCAGTGGTACGAGGTGTCGAACTGGGCGCGCGAGGACTCCCACCGCTCCCGTCACAACCTCGCGTACTGGACCGGGGCCGACTGGTGGGGGTTCGGACCAGGGGCCCACAGTCACATCGCGGGGGTGCGCTTCTGGAACGTGAAGCACCCCGCCGCCTACGCGCAGCGGCTCGCGGCGGGGGAGTCCCCCGCCGCGGCGAGGGAGACGCCGGATGCTGCCGCCCGAGCGCTCGAGAACGTGCTGCTGCGCAGCCGTCTTCGCGACGGGCTGCCCGTCTCCGAGCTCCTGGGCGAAGGGCGGCACGCGGTCGCCGCGCTCATCGCGGACGGCCTTGTCGACGGTCCTGCCGCCGTCCGCGGAGGCCGGATCGTGCTGACCCGCCGGGGCCGGCTGCTCGCCGACGCGGTCGTGCGGGCACTCACCGAGTGA
- the hrcA gene encoding heat-inducible transcriptional repressor HrcA: MVSERGLQVLRAIVQDYVDTREPVGSKAIVERHAFGVSAATIRNDMALLEDEDLIAAPHTSSGRVPTDKGYRVFVDHLAELRPLTPAQRSAIASFLDDSGDLDDVLARTVRALTQLTGQVAIVQYPSFARANVTHVELVQLGGGRMLVIVVTDTGRVSQRLTLVGDEFDEPDLARIRAELGTLLVGRPVRDGLQRIEDRLAASAAHAAAHVRATDEIVRTVAEELEEFRQDRLVMAGSATLARREADFRGSIYPLLEAIEEQVTILRLMGEMVADEHGLAASIGRENEPFGLAEASVVASDYDATGSRARVGVMGPTRMDYPTNLAAVRAVARYLTRMLEQDESTR, from the coding sequence ATGGTCAGCGAGCGCGGGCTCCAGGTGCTGCGGGCGATCGTCCAGGACTACGTCGATACGCGCGAGCCGGTCGGCAGCAAGGCGATCGTCGAACGGCACGCGTTCGGCGTGTCGGCGGCGACGATCCGCAACGACATGGCCCTGCTCGAAGACGAAGACCTCATCGCCGCCCCCCACACCTCCTCGGGCCGCGTGCCCACCGACAAGGGCTACCGCGTCTTCGTCGACCACCTCGCGGAGCTGCGTCCCCTCACACCCGCGCAGCGCTCCGCGATCGCATCCTTCCTCGACGATTCCGGCGACCTCGACGACGTGCTGGCCCGCACCGTCCGCGCGCTGACGCAGCTCACCGGTCAGGTCGCGATCGTGCAGTACCCCTCGTTCGCGCGCGCGAACGTCACCCACGTCGAGCTGGTCCAGCTGGGCGGGGGGCGGATGCTGGTGATCGTCGTGACCGACACCGGCCGCGTGTCGCAGCGACTCACGCTCGTCGGCGACGAGTTCGACGAGCCGGACCTGGCGCGCATCCGCGCCGAACTCGGCACGCTGCTGGTCGGCAGGCCCGTCCGCGACGGGCTGCAGCGCATCGAGGACCGCTTGGCGGCCTCGGCTGCCCACGCCGCTGCACACGTCCGCGCGACCGACGAGATCGTCCGCACCGTCGCCGAGGAGCTCGAAGAGTTCCGTCAGGACCGGCTCGTGATGGCCGGGAGCGCGACGCTCGCGCGACGCGAGGCCGACTTCCGCGGCAGCATCTACCCGCTGCTCGAGGCGATCGAGGAGCAGGTCACGATCCTGCGGCTGATGGGCGAGATGGTCGCCGACGAGCACGGTCTCGCGGCGAGCATCGGACGTGAGAACGAGCCGTTCGGCCTGGCCGAGGCATCCGTCGTCGCAAGCGACTACGACGCCACCGGGTCCCGGGCGCGCGTCGGCGTCATGGGTCCGACGCGCATGGACTACCCGACCAATCTGGCGGCGGTGCGAGCCGTCGCGCGCTACCTCACGCGGATGCTCGAGCAGGACGAGAGCACGCGCTGA
- the dnaJ gene encoding molecular chaperone DnaJ — protein sequence MADHYEVLGVSRDATPDEIKKAYRRLARELHPDVNPGEDASERFKLVTHAYDVLSDPEQRARYDMGGGDSPFGGAGGFGGFNDIFETFFGAAGSRGGRPRSRRERGQDALVRVTLELSDVVFGVHRELEVDTAVLCETCQGSCCQPGTTPVTCDICHGTGQVQRQVRSLLGNVVTSQPCNVCQGFGTTIPYPCATCQGQGRVRARRTVSLDIPAGVETGLRLQLPGSGEVGPAGGPNGDLYIEVTVTPHEVFSRDGDDLLATLEVSMPDAILGTTTTIESLDGPVELEVRPGVQAGDVLTIKGRGITPLRGTQRGDLRVGVHVVTPTRLDHKERALIEEFAKRTKAPQPRLAEFHQGLFAKLRDRFRNG from the coding sequence GTGGCTGACCACTACGAGGTTCTCGGCGTCTCACGCGACGCCACCCCCGACGAGATCAAGAAGGCGTACCGGCGCCTCGCGCGGGAGCTGCACCCCGACGTGAACCCGGGGGAGGATGCGTCCGAGCGCTTCAAGCTCGTCACGCATGCGTACGACGTGCTGAGCGATCCCGAGCAGCGCGCGCGCTACGACATGGGCGGCGGCGACTCGCCGTTCGGCGGCGCCGGGGGCTTCGGCGGGTTCAACGACATCTTCGAGACGTTCTTCGGAGCCGCCGGCTCGCGGGGCGGCCGGCCCCGCTCGCGGCGCGAACGCGGGCAGGACGCGCTCGTGCGGGTCACGCTCGAGCTCAGCGACGTCGTGTTCGGGGTGCACCGCGAGCTCGAGGTCGACACGGCCGTGCTGTGTGAGACGTGTCAGGGTTCGTGCTGCCAGCCGGGGACCACGCCCGTCACGTGCGACATCTGCCACGGCACGGGACAGGTGCAGCGGCAGGTGCGGAGCCTGCTGGGCAACGTCGTCACGAGCCAGCCCTGCAACGTGTGCCAGGGATTCGGCACGACCATCCCGTATCCGTGCGCCACGTGCCAGGGCCAGGGCCGCGTGCGTGCACGTCGCACCGTGTCGCTCGACATCCCCGCCGGCGTCGAGACCGGCCTGCGGCTGCAGCTTCCGGGCTCCGGAGAGGTCGGGCCGGCGGGTGGCCCGAACGGCGACCTCTACATCGAGGTGACGGTCACGCCCCACGAGGTCTTCAGCAGGGACGGCGACGACCTGCTCGCGACGCTCGAGGTGTCGATGCCGGACGCGATCCTCGGGACGACGACCACGATCGAATCCCTCGACGGCCCCGTCGAGCTCGAGGTGCGCCCGGGCGTGCAGGCCGGCGACGTGCTCACGATCAAGGGGCGAGGCATCACACCTCTGCGCGGCACTCAGCGCGGCGATCTGCGCGTCGGAGTCCACGTCGTCACGCCCACGCGCCTCGACCACAAGGAGCGGGCGCTGATCGAAGAGTTCGCCAAGCGCACCAAGGCGCCGCAGCCCAGGCTCGCGGAGTTCCACCAGGGGCTGTTCGCGAAGCTGCGCGACCGCTTCCGGAACGGCTGA
- a CDS encoding 16S rRNA (uracil(1498)-N(3))-methyltransferase has translation MPLHFLLDTPVAARPGEAVTLTGAEAHHAATVRRVRVGEEVTVGDGRGAWLTATVEAVAPREVVVRIHDRTDVAAPSPRIVLVQALAKGDRDELAVQAATELGVDEIVPWQAARSVSRWDAAKSAKGRARWASIVREAGKQAHRAWLPDVAELVTTKELARRAAVSRVLLLEPTAGERLSDLRPDPDDDRDVVLVVGPEGGIAPEELSTLGAAGARPVRLGGTVLRTSTAGPAALAVVSVALDRW, from the coding sequence ATGCCGCTGCACTTCCTGCTCGACACGCCCGTGGCGGCCCGGCCCGGCGAGGCGGTGACGCTCACCGGCGCCGAGGCGCATCACGCGGCGACGGTGCGACGGGTGCGTGTCGGTGAGGAGGTCACGGTCGGCGACGGTCGCGGCGCCTGGCTCACCGCGACCGTCGAGGCGGTCGCCCCGCGCGAAGTGGTCGTGCGCATCCACGACCGGACGGATGTCGCAGCCCCCAGTCCTCGCATCGTGCTCGTCCAGGCGCTGGCCAAGGGCGATCGCGACGAGCTGGCGGTGCAGGCGGCGACCGAGCTCGGCGTCGACGAGATCGTGCCGTGGCAGGCCGCGCGCAGCGTCTCGCGGTGGGATGCGGCGAAGTCGGCGAAGGGGCGCGCACGGTGGGCGTCGATCGTGCGCGAAGCCGGCAAGCAGGCGCATCGCGCATGGCTGCCGGACGTCGCCGAGCTCGTCACGACGAAGGAGCTCGCGCGACGCGCCGCCGTCTCCCGTGTGCTCCTGCTGGAGCCCACGGCGGGCGAGAGGCTGAGCGACCTGCGGCCGGACCCGGATGACGACCGCGACGTCGTGCTCGTCGTCGGACCGGAGGGAGGCATCGCGCCCGAAGAGCTGTCGACGCTCGGCGCGGCGGGCGCACGTCCTGTCCGGCTCGGCGGCACCGTGCTTCGCACGTCGACGGCGGGACCTGCCGCCCTGGCGGTGGTGAGCGTCGCCCTCGACCGCTGGTGA
- a CDS encoding HIT domain-containing protein — protein sequence MSEPSIFTRIRSGEIPSEIVAETENAFAIRDIAPQAPLHLLVIPKTQDFRNVVELAAGDPELLAELVGLANSLAAEHADGDFRLVFNTGPNAGQTVFHVHAHVLAGGLEEKSLGA from the coding sequence ATGAGCGAGCCCTCGATCTTCACCCGCATCCGCAGCGGCGAGATCCCGTCCGAGATCGTCGCCGAGACCGAGAACGCGTTCGCCATCCGCGACATCGCGCCGCAGGCGCCGCTGCACCTCCTGGTCATCCCGAAGACCCAGGACTTCCGCAACGTCGTCGAACTGGCCGCGGGCGACCCCGAACTGCTCGCCGAGCTCGTCGGGCTCGCCAACTCACTGGCGGCCGAGCACGCCGACGGAGACTTCCGCCTGGTGTTCAACACCGGCCCGAACGCGGGCCAGACCGTCTTCCACGTGCACGCGCATGTGCTCGCGGGGGGCCTTGAAGAGAAGAGCCTGGGTGCCTGA
- a CDS encoding PhoH family protein — MVQLLGPQDRLLRVVEREHPDVDVHVRGNEITLSGEPAAVAAARTLVGELLAMTKAGHALGEEDVASSNRILRSEGGPRPSEVLGEAILSSRGKVIRPKTLGQKAYVDAIEENTIVFGIGPAGTGKTYLAMAKAIQALQRKEVSRIILTRPAVEAGERLGFLPGTLTDKIDPYLRPLYDALNEMMDPELVPKLMATGTIEVAPLAYMRGRTLNDSFVVLDEAQNTTPEQMKMFLTRLGFGTRMVVTGDITQIDLPQGASGLRLVTRVLNSIDDIHFAYLTSDDVVRHTLVGRIVDAYSEYDERRLAARRERDEATEFANRAERRSTARPAGPRDHLPKRGRS; from the coding sequence ATGGTCCAGCTGCTCGGCCCGCAGGATCGTCTGCTGCGCGTCGTGGAGCGCGAGCATCCGGACGTGGACGTGCACGTGCGCGGCAACGAGATCACCCTGAGCGGTGAGCCGGCGGCCGTCGCCGCCGCGCGCACGCTCGTGGGCGAGCTCCTCGCCATGACGAAGGCAGGACACGCGCTGGGCGAGGAGGACGTCGCCTCGTCGAACCGGATCCTCCGCAGCGAAGGCGGTCCACGCCCGTCCGAGGTGCTGGGCGAGGCGATCCTCTCATCCCGTGGCAAGGTGATCCGTCCGAAGACGCTCGGTCAGAAGGCGTACGTCGACGCGATCGAAGAGAACACCATCGTGTTCGGGATCGGCCCGGCCGGAACCGGGAAGACCTACCTCGCCATGGCGAAGGCCATCCAGGCGCTGCAACGCAAGGAGGTCAGCCGCATCATCCTGACCCGCCCTGCCGTCGAGGCGGGGGAGCGGCTGGGGTTCCTGCCGGGGACGCTCACCGACAAGATCGACCCGTATCTGCGGCCGCTCTACGACGCTCTCAACGAGATGATGGATCCCGAGCTGGTTCCCAAGCTCATGGCGACGGGAACAATCGAGGTCGCGCCGCTGGCCTACATGCGCGGACGCACGCTGAACGACTCGTTCGTCGTGCTCGACGAGGCGCAGAACACCACGCCCGAGCAGATGAAGATGTTCCTCACGCGTCTGGGCTTCGGCACGCGGATGGTGGTGACCGGCGACATCACCCAGATCGACCTGCCGCAGGGGGCATCGGGGCTGCGCCTGGTGACCCGTGTGCTCAACAGCATCGACGACATCCACTTCGCCTACCTCACCAGCGACGACGTGGTGCGGCACACCCTCGTCGGGCGCATCGTCGACGCGTACAGCGAATACGACGAACGCCGGCTGGCCGCGCGTCGCGAACGCGACGAGGCGACCGAGTTCGCCAATCGCGCCGAACGCCGCTCGACGGCGCGCCCGGCGGGACCGCGGGATCACCTTCCGAAGCGAGGACGCTCATGA
- the ybeY gene encoding rRNA maturation RNase YbeY, whose protein sequence is MTIEIGNESGIDVDETVLLRLMEHNLAELHVSPEADVAILLVDEGAMEALHVQWMDEPGPTDVLSFPMDELRPGTEDTPTPPGLLGDIVLCPQVAETQAAAARHSTMDELILLTTHGLLHLLGYDHAEPEEEREMFGLQRELITSFQAAERRRPRT, encoded by the coding sequence ATGACCATCGAGATCGGGAACGAGTCGGGCATCGACGTCGACGAGACGGTGCTCCTGCGGCTCATGGAGCACAACCTCGCCGAACTGCATGTGAGCCCGGAGGCCGACGTCGCGATCCTGCTGGTCGACGAGGGCGCCATGGAGGCGCTGCACGTGCAGTGGATGGACGAGCCCGGCCCGACCGACGTGCTGAGCTTCCCGATGGACGAGCTGCGGCCCGGCACCGAGGACACCCCCACGCCGCCGGGTCTGCTCGGCGACATCGTCCTGTGCCCTCAGGTCGCCGAGACGCAGGCCGCCGCCGCCCGGCACAGCACGATGGACGAGCTGATCCTGCTGACGACCCACGGGCTCCTGCACCTGCTCGGGTACGACCACGCCGAGCCCGAGGAAGAGCGTGAGATGTTCGGGCTCCAGCGGGAGCTCATCACGTCGTTCCAGGCCGCCGAGCGGCGCCGACCGCGCACATGA